The bacterium genome includes a window with the following:
- a CDS encoding corrinoid protein, translating into MNIVKQIETALVQGDDTGVGKLTQDAVKQGIAAKDILNKGLISGMEIVGAKFKEHEIFLPEVLLSAQAMNAGMDIIKPLLEKSGAPGLGRVVLGTVQGDIHDIGKNLVGIMLKGAGFEVIDLGSDVSPDKFVATAQKEKAQVIGMSSLLTTTMPVMKEVVDLVKEKKLKVKTIIGGAPVTQEYAKEIGADSYGYDAVSAVERVKALIMQRRAK; encoded by the coding sequence ATGAATATTGTTAAGCAGATAGAAACGGCTTTGGTGCAAGGCGATGATACAGGCGTGGGAAAGCTCACGCAGGACGCGGTAAAGCAGGGGATCGCGGCCAAAGATATATTGAATAAGGGACTAATTTCCGGTATGGAGATCGTGGGCGCGAAGTTCAAGGAACATGAGATATTTCTGCCTGAAGTGCTGTTATCAGCGCAGGCCATGAATGCCGGCATGGATATCATCAAGCCATTGCTAGAAAAGAGCGGTGCACCCGGTTTGGGCAGGGTCGTACTGGGCACGGTCCAGGGTGATATCCATGATATCGGCAAGAACCTGGTGGGCATCATGCTTAAAGGCGCGGGGTTTGAGGTCATCGACCTGGGCAGTGATGTGTCGCCGGATAAGTTCGTGGCAACTGCACAAAAGGAGAAGGCCCAGGTGATCGGCATGTCTTCTCTATTAACCACCACCATGCCCGTTATGAAAGAAGTAGTGGATCTGGTCAAAGAAAAAAAATTGAAAGTTAAAACCATTATCGGAGGCGCGCCCGTGACTCAGGAATACGCGAAAGAGATCGGCGCGGATTCGTATGGGTATGATGCCGTGAGTGCGGTGGAACGGGTGAAGGCGTTAATAATGCAACGTAGAGCCAAATGA
- a CDS encoding DUF4389 domain-containing protein, with amino-acid sequence MEGSPVKFTVDYPEKLSRGILILRTLFGGIYVGIPHGFCLFFYSIAASVVMFIAWWAILFTGKYPKGMFDFVLGLYRWGLRVNVYMSNMTDKYPPFSGKE; translated from the coding sequence ATGGAAGGATCGCCAGTTAAATTTACAGTTGATTATCCCGAGAAACTTTCTCGTGGAATATTGATTCTGAGGACCTTGTTCGGCGGTATCTATGTCGGGATACCTCATGGTTTTTGTTTGTTCTTCTATAGCATAGCGGCCTCGGTCGTGATGTTTATCGCCTGGTGGGCCATCCTTTTCACCGGGAAGTACCCGAAAGGAATGTTCGATTTTGTTCTGGGGCTATATCGCTGGGGTTTGCGCGTCAATGTCTATATGTCGAATATGACCGACAAATACCCGCCTTTTAGCGGCAAAGAATAA
- a CDS encoding class I SAM-dependent methyltransferase translates to MNYGYAHLNGEEKLALLTSDEADRYCIQLYHHVAAPANIMNKDVLEVGSGRGGGCFYLARYLKPKSIVGIDFSKNAVDLCNRIYSQPNLSFRVGDAMKIPFPDRSFDAVINVESSHCYQSMNDFIREAVRVLRPGGFFSWTDILWKRCSDRTNRHFRDSGLRAIREWDITSSVLRALKLDHDGKLNTIKYLAPKFMHKMMREFAAVKGTRVYKSLENRKRIYLSKVFQKV, encoded by the coding sequence ATGAATTATGGCTATGCCCATTTGAACGGTGAGGAAAAATTGGCTTTGCTTACCAGTGACGAGGCTGATCGGTATTGCATTCAACTCTATCATCACGTGGCCGCTCCCGCAAACATAATGAACAAAGATGTTCTGGAGGTCGGATCGGGCCGGGGTGGCGGTTGTTTTTATTTGGCCCGGTATCTTAAGCCAAAATCCATTGTCGGTATAGATTTTTCCAAGAACGCAGTAGATCTGTGCAACCGTATATATTCGCAACCCAATCTTTCGTTCCGGGTCGGCGATGCCATGAAAATACCATTTCCCGACCGATCATTTGATGCCGTTATCAACGTTGAATCTTCACATTGTTATCAATCCATGAACGATTTTATCCGTGAAGCAGTACGGGTCTTGAGGCCGGGCGGTTTCTTTTCCTGGACCGACATACTCTGGAAACGCTGCTCAGATAGAACTAACCGGCATTTCCGGGATTCCGGGCTCCGCGCGATAAGGGAATGGGATATCACCTCATCGGTTCTCCGCGCACTTAAACTTGATCACGACGGAAAACTAAACACAATAAAATACCTGGCGCCAAAGTTCATGCACAAGATGATGCGCGAATTCGCGGCAGTAAAAGGAACAAGAGTATATAAATCGCTGGAGAACCGCAAGAGAATATACCTCAGCAAGGTTTTTCAGAAAGTGTGA
- a CDS encoding trimethylamine methyltransferase family protein gives MTIIEGSIGMRPKLKFLDDELIKKIISEARVILCQLGMTIHNKTVLDLLAENGAEVKGEDYHVKFTNDLIDRSLKTVPRSFKLYDVTGNQTHDFSGYNVYFTPGSAALNILDQSGRIRRPVTADYVMYAKLVSRLKNIASQATAFIPSDVHEKISDSYRLFLSLLYCEKPVVTGAFTIDSFNVMKDMQIAVRGSEKSLAEKPLTVFSCCPSAPLKWSDATSQNLLDCARYGIPVEIISMPLAGFMAPVTLVGTLIQHTAETISGIVLSQLANPGTPVLYGGSPAIFDVRYETTPMGAIETQMIDCAYNEIGKYLGLPTQAYISLSDAKLLDAQAGLESAMGATLAALAGINNISGPGMLDFESCQSLEKLVVDNEICGMVLRMTRGIEPRDDDFPAMGLFQELLKNKHLLISKHTRTHLKQEHYMPGNVIDRANRPRWQETGAKTIDQRALAEVKKLISEYEPSKLEDKVKEELGKLIKNEAIRYGMEKLPERSCDC, from the coding sequence ATGACCATAATCGAAGGGAGTATCGGCATGCGGCCAAAACTGAAGTTTTTAGATGATGAACTGATAAAGAAAATAATCTCTGAAGCCCGCGTAATTTTGTGCCAACTGGGCATGACTATCCATAACAAGACAGTGCTTGACCTGCTGGCTGAAAATGGGGCAGAGGTCAAGGGAGAAGATTATCATGTTAAATTCACCAATGATTTGATCGACCGGTCGCTTAAAACAGTTCCGCGTTCGTTCAAACTGTACGATGTTACGGGAAATCAAACCCATGACTTCTCAGGCTATAATGTCTATTTCACGCCCGGTTCAGCCGCGCTCAATATCCTGGACCAATCAGGCAGGATTAGGCGGCCTGTGACCGCGGATTATGTCATGTACGCAAAGCTGGTGAGCCGCCTGAAAAATATCGCGTCCCAGGCGACCGCGTTCATTCCTTCGGACGTGCACGAAAAAATATCTGACAGTTATAGGTTATTTTTAAGTCTGCTTTACTGCGAAAAGCCCGTGGTCACGGGCGCATTCACGATCGATTCGTTCAATGTGATGAAAGACATGCAGATCGCAGTGCGCGGCAGTGAAAAGTCGCTCGCGGAAAAACCCTTAACAGTATTTTCCTGCTGTCCGTCCGCGCCTTTGAAATGGAGCGACGCGACGAGCCAGAACCTTTTGGACTGCGCGCGCTACGGCATCCCCGTGGAGATAATTTCCATGCCATTGGCCGGTTTCATGGCGCCCGTGACCCTGGTGGGAACATTGATCCAGCACACGGCGGAAACCATTAGCGGGATCGTTTTGAGCCAGCTTGCTAACCCCGGCACGCCGGTCCTTTATGGCGGATCGCCGGCGATCTTTGACGTGCGGTACGAGACCACGCCCATGGGCGCGATCGAGACCCAGATGATCGATTGCGCGTATAACGAGATCGGAAAATATCTTGGATTACCCACGCAGGCCTATATCTCGCTGAGTGACGCCAAACTTTTAGACGCGCAGGCCGGTCTGGAATCGGCAATGGGCGCGACCCTGGCGGCGCTTGCCGGAATAAATAACATATCGGGTCCGGGCATGCTGGATTTTGAATCCTGCCAGAGCCTGGAAAAACTGGTGGTCGACAACGAAATCTGCGGCATGGTATTGCGCATGACCCGGGGCATTGAACCAAGAGACGATGATTTCCCGGCGATGGGGCTTTTCCAGGAGTTGTTAAAGAATAAGCACCTGCTGATCTCCAAGCACACGCGCACGCACCTTAAACAAGAGCATTATATGCCGGGCAACGTTATTGACCGGGCGAACCGGCCGCGGTGGCAGGAAACCGGGGCCAAAACGATCGATCAGAGAGCGCTTGCCGAGGTCAAAAAACTGATAAGCGAATACGAGCCATCGAAACTTGAAGATAAGGTGAAAGAGGAACTGGGAAAGTTGATAAAAAATGAGGCAATTAGATACGGGATGGAGAAATTACCGGAGAGGTCATGCGATTGCTGA
- a CDS encoding tetratricopeptide repeat protein, with translation METRSRKNLIIILMVVLVVITFLTFLPSLNNGYTNWDDSTLILENSDIQTLSWSNIATILSSSYVGTYIPLTMLSFALEYRCSGQMFNPRVSHTTNLVLHLFNTLLVFYLFYLLSQNLTTAFIVSILFALHPLHVESVAWATERKDMLYSMFFLSALIIYIIFLNRRKLTYYLLTIFLFVLSIFAKPMAMTLPLVLVLFDYLHQRRLTIKILLEKIPLFCISILFLVINILAQQTLHSAQLKVPANIFVACRNIIFYLSKLFAPFNLSAFYPYPNNINRILSLPLDYLLAPLAVIGFGVILWLLYVRKTTKRAVFASLFFIITVFPVIQLVPLVGFAIAAERYMYAPSLGVLFLLVLGFLWLYNYLKRNYRLFWLNAVSFILAGVIVALAVLSFNRCYAWKDSITLWNNVLTQFPDNPVALNNRGLAYFQIADSTVPGLDRTDYYSKALADFNRAIAIEPNIAYFHEQRGFLYQKTHKFDEALADYNRALELDPTYAQVYNDRGIIYFNSGDLGKALADYNQALKINPKLPMAYMNRGDLRFVQKRYFDAIDDYSRSIKLNDRYSDAYYNRGVAYGRTGQYDRAIADYDRALILDPKKAAAYHNRGNIYLNAAEFGLALADYNKALELDTMYTTAYYYRGMAEYQLGMSEKALEDVLKARSLGFPVPPEVVEEIKKRK, from the coding sequence ATGGAAACCAGATCCAGAAAAAATCTCATCATTATTCTGATGGTAGTCCTTGTTGTTATCACCTTCCTCACTTTCTTGCCGTCACTTAACAACGGGTATACCAACTGGGATGATTCCACTCTGATCCTAGAAAACTCCGATATTCAGACATTGTCATGGTCAAACATTGCGACGATTTTATCTTCATCGTATGTCGGCACGTATATCCCCCTGACCATGCTTTCATTCGCGCTGGAGTATCGGTGTTCAGGTCAAATGTTCAACCCGCGAGTCTCTCACACTACTAATCTTGTTTTACATCTATTCAATACCCTGCTCGTATTTTATCTATTTTATCTTCTCTCTCAAAACCTGACGACAGCTTTTATTGTATCTATCTTGTTCGCTCTCCACCCTCTCCACGTGGAATCTGTCGCATGGGCGACCGAACGTAAGGATATGCTCTATTCGATGTTTTTCTTAAGCGCCTTGATCATTTATATAATTTTTCTAAACCGTCGTAAACTTACATATTATCTGTTAACTATTTTCCTGTTTGTTTTATCGATCTTCGCAAAGCCCATGGCAATGACGCTACCGCTCGTTTTGGTACTGTTTGATTATCTTCACCAACGCCGGCTGACCATAAAAATACTATTGGAAAAGATCCCGCTGTTCTGTATCTCCATCCTCTTTCTCGTAATCAACATTCTGGCGCAACAGACGCTTCACAGCGCGCAGTTGAAAGTACCCGCAAATATCTTTGTGGCATGCCGCAATATAATATTTTATCTAAGCAAGCTCTTTGCGCCCTTTAACCTATCTGCATTCTACCCTTACCCAAATAACATCAATCGGATCCTGTCCCTGCCCCTTGATTATCTCCTGGCGCCGCTTGCGGTCATCGGGTTTGGCGTAATACTGTGGCTCCTGTATGTGCGGAAAACAACTAAAAGAGCCGTATTCGCCAGCCTGTTCTTTATCATCACTGTTTTCCCGGTCATCCAGCTCGTGCCTCTGGTTGGTTTTGCCATCGCGGCAGAACGGTACATGTATGCGCCATCGCTGGGAGTTCTTTTCCTGCTTGTTCTGGGATTTTTATGGCTGTATAATTATCTAAAGCGGAATTATCGGCTGTTCTGGCTGAATGCGGTATCTTTTATCCTGGCCGGGGTCATTGTCGCGCTTGCGGTCCTGAGTTTCAACCGCTGCTATGCCTGGAAAGACAGCATTACGCTTTGGAATAATGTGCTCACGCAATTCCCTGATAACCCTGTGGCATTGAATAACCGCGGCTTAGCATATTTTCAAATAGCTGACTCGACCGTCCCGGGTTTGGACAGGACCGATTATTACAGCAAAGCACTGGCAGATTTTAACCGTGCGATCGCCATCGAACCAAACATTGCTTACTTCCACGAGCAGCGCGGCTTTTTGTATCAAAAAACTCATAAGTTCGATGAAGCGCTGGCTGACTACAACCGCGCGCTCGAGCTCGACCCAACATATGCACAGGTGTACAATGACCGCGGCATTATTTATTTCAACTCCGGCGATCTGGGAAAAGCTCTAGCCGACTATAATCAGGCATTGAAGATAAACCCTAAATTACCCATGGCGTACATGAACCGCGGTGACCTGCGGTTTGTGCAAAAAAGGTATTTTGACGCGATCGATGACTATTCCCGGAGTATTAAGTTAAACGATAGATACAGCGATGCCTATTATAACCGGGGCGTGGCGTATGGCAGGACCGGGCAGTATGACCGGGCGATAGCTGATTACGACCGCGCGCTGATCCTGGATCCCAAAAAGGCCGCGGCATACCACAACCGCGGCAATATCTATTTGAACGCGGCGGAGTTCGGGCTGGCGCTGGCAGATTATAACAAAGCCTTGGAACTGGATACAATGTACACCACCGCCTATTACTACCGCGGCATGGCCGAATACCAGCTGGGGATGTCTGAGAAGGCGCTCGAGGATGTGCTTAAAGCCCGCTCCCTGGGCTTCCCGGTACCGCCGGAAGTGGTGGAAGAAATAAAAAAACGGAAATAG
- a CDS encoding homocysteine S-methyltransferase family protein, whose protein sequence is MKKFSKRLKEKRIIIADGAMGTMLIDRGLKAGECPELFNETNPEMISEINRKYLDAGAEILETCTFGANPLKLARHKLEHRFKEINKAAVAITRAVAGSKAYVAACIGPSGRIMKPFGDTEPAAVQSSYERQMQVLIHAGIDIIWVETMTDLREAVIAVQAAKKEAPHIPVFAAMTFDKTRRGYFTIMGNNIEQVVKELEAVGADAVGSNCGNGIGNMIEIATQFARSARVPISIRPNAGLPVLKANKPVYPESPGFFAEKAQALVSAGVRIIGGCCGTTPLHIAVIRNKMDSTL, encoded by the coding sequence ATGAAAAAATTCTCTAAAAGATTAAAAGAAAAACGCATAATTATCGCTGACGGCGCAATGGGAACTATGCTCATTGATCGCGGTCTTAAAGCCGGCGAATGCCCTGAACTTTTTAATGAGACAAACCCGGAGATGATCTCAGAAATAAACCGCAAGTACCTTGACGCAGGCGCCGAGATCCTGGAAACATGCACTTTCGGTGCAAATCCCTTGAAACTCGCCCGGCACAAGCTCGAGCACCGTTTTAAGGAGATCAATAAAGCCGCGGTGGCTATAACCAGAGCAGTGGCTGGCAGCAAAGCCTATGTCGCCGCCTGTATCGGACCATCGGGCAGGATCATGAAGCCTTTTGGCGATACAGAACCGGCAGCCGTGCAAAGCAGTTATGAAAGGCAGATGCAGGTGCTTATTCATGCCGGGATCGATATCATATGGGTTGAAACCATGACCGACCTGAGGGAAGCGGTGATCGCGGTCCAGGCCGCGAAAAAAGAAGCGCCGCATATCCCCGTTTTCGCAGCCATGACCTTTGATAAAACCCGGCGCGGGTATTTTACGATCATGGGTAACAACATAGAGCAAGTGGTAAAGGAACTCGAGGCCGTGGGCGCCGACGCGGTCGGGTCAAATTGCGGCAACGGCATCGGGAACATGATAGAAATAGCAACGCAATTCGCCAGGTCGGCGCGTGTGCCTATATCCATCCGGCCGAATGCAGGCCTGCCCGTGCTCAAGGCAAATAAGCCGGTTTATCCCGAGAGTCCCGGCTTTTTCGCTGAAAAAGCACAAGCTCTGGTCAGCGCTGGCGTCCGGATCATCGGTGGCTGCTGTGGGACAACGCCTTTACATATAGCTGTAATCAGAAACAAAATGGATTCTACACTCTAA
- a CDS encoding serpin family protein, with translation MKNMMYGFIRVAGSFFLMLIIFCIIISCKTKNKDAGADKNKSVPGSVSAVVDASNQFAFELYRKFNERSKDENIFYSPFSITVALTMAYEGARGQTAKEMQKVLHIPETADLRRIIFAKIINEINKKDRKYKLSTANALWAQMDYKFLAEYLYTIDKYYGGKAANLDFERHCEESRDTINSWVEDQTNGKIKDLIPPGKIDASTKLVLTNAIYFKGTWVMQFDKKRTREGDFETSPVQKVMVPMMRLTGGNTELKYAETEDVQILEMPYEGKDLSMVIILPRGKRLDEIEKSITLKKWSEWRSMLREKSVDVYIPKFKFDAKYYMNEFLKKMGMRSSFGEHADFSGMDGTQMLYIENVIHQAFVEVNEEGTEAAAATEVTMDYISDEIFEEFNANHPFIFAIQERNTGNILFLGRVSDPSKSL, from the coding sequence ATGAAGAATATGATGTATGGTTTTATAAGGGTCGCCGGTTCATTCTTTTTAATGCTGATCATCTTCTGCATTATTATATCCTGTAAAACTAAAAATAAAGATGCCGGAGCAGATAAGAACAAATCGGTTCCTGGTAGTGTTAGTGCAGTCGTAGATGCCAGCAACCAGTTCGCCTTTGAACTTTATCGAAAATTCAATGAAAGATCAAAGGACGAAAATATATTTTATTCACCATTCAGCATCACAGTCGCTTTAACCATGGCTTATGAGGGTGCGAGAGGACAGACCGCAAAAGAAATGCAAAAAGTCCTTCATATCCCCGAAACCGCTGATTTAAGAAGAATAATTTTTGCAAAAATAATAAATGAGATAAATAAGAAGGACAGAAAATACAAACTTTCCACAGCTAACGCTTTATGGGCGCAGATGGATTACAAGTTCCTTGCTGAATATTTATATACTATTGATAAATATTACGGCGGGAAGGCAGCTAATCTTGATTTCGAAAGGCATTGCGAAGAATCCCGCGATACGATCAATTCTTGGGTTGAAGACCAGACTAATGGTAAGATCAAAGACCTAATTCCACCGGGAAAAATTGACGCTTCTACCAAGCTGGTTTTAACCAATGCTATCTATTTCAAAGGAACGTGGGTTATGCAATTCGATAAAAAACGCACAAGGGAAGGGGATTTTGAAACAAGTCCAGTTCAAAAGGTAATGGTTCCCATGATGCGTCTTACCGGCGGAAATACAGAATTAAAATATGCCGAAACAGAAGATGTACAGATACTGGAAATGCCATATGAAGGCAAAGACCTATCGATGGTGATAATTCTTCCCAGAGGAAAAAGATTGGATGAAATAGAAAAATCCATCACTTTAAAAAAATGGTCAGAATGGCGGAGCATGCTCAGGGAAAAAAGCGTGGATGTTTACATCCCGAAGTTCAAATTTGATGCGAAGTATTATATGAACGAGTTTTTGAAAAAAATGGGTATGCGGTCGTCATTTGGCGAACATGCTGACTTTTCGGGAATGGACGGTACACAAATGCTTTATATTGAAAATGTGATCCATCAGGCATTCGTTGAAGTAAACGAAGAGGGGACTGAAGCCGCAGCCGCAACTGAGGTGACCATGGATTATATAAGTGATGAAATATTTGAAGAATTCAATGCCAACCATCCTTTTATCTTTGCCATACAAGAGCGGAATACGGGAAATATACTATTCTTAGGAAGAGTCAGCGATCCCAGTAAATCCCTTTAA
- a CDS encoding FG-GAP-like repeat-containing protein has translation MKNNTKLVNILFLCFIPLTVHALSYVESSQGLSTPQMEAGRTELEMADINADGNIDILSIGDHGSPYVNTQEHGVMVWFGNGLGSWSVYQNGEFGYGGIAIGDINNDGFMDIGYGMHHNYSGVDFGDSVIEAALGDGTGQNWTPWDDGISIGDPNAWGMFCTDFADIDNDGDLDLGGNAFGADDGNHIFINHLDGTWHQCFGFLGGNSSMDFLFCDVNADGYADYCAGHQYGSVYLGNGSGGFTLADGNLPPGGTSGRRGPSIGDVDNDGDQDFAFRNASGGVEVWQWLGGNTWANFSGTLPTSGPYYNTQLCDMNIDGFMDLSAFGDSVVSVWLGNGSGNWTLDTTFKTTYPGYMAAFRVAADADHNGYPDIALVSREGTGMNPVNRLRFYKESSVPESLFIFPVFPRGGEKLYRNSVHFINWTCGVPAGNTASVRLELSTNGSAGPWTQIVASVPNNGRYQWLIPAGSPTSTNCYIRYTATTSSDTAIAVTHMNFTILPLVAVDEQKAQPLAQISELNVYPTQFSDRVWMDISTYGYGNTKIAIYDAAGRVVKNLFKIKGTGQFKIYWDRTDDQGKKAPSGVYIVSLESTDKRLNKKIIAIK, from the coding sequence ATGAAGAACAACACAAAACTAGTCAATATATTGTTTCTCTGTTTTATACCGCTGACGGTTCATGCGCTGAGCTACGTGGAATCATCGCAGGGCCTCAGTACCCCTCAGATGGAAGCAGGCAGGACCGAACTTGAAATGGCGGACATCAACGCTGACGGTAATATCGACATCCTGTCGATCGGCGACCATGGCAGTCCCTATGTCAACACCCAGGAGCACGGGGTCATGGTCTGGTTCGGCAATGGCCTGGGTTCATGGAGCGTTTACCAGAACGGTGAATTCGGCTACGGCGGCATCGCGATCGGCGACATTAATAACGACGGCTTCATGGATATTGGTTACGGCATGCACCACAACTATTCCGGCGTTGATTTCGGCGATTCAGTGATCGAAGCCGCGCTGGGCGACGGCACGGGCCAGAACTGGACGCCGTGGGACGACGGCATTTCGATCGGCGATCCTAACGCATGGGGGATGTTTTGCACGGATTTCGCCGATATTGATAACGATGGCGACCTTGATCTGGGCGGCAACGCGTTCGGTGCCGATGACGGCAACCATATTTTCATCAATCACCTTGACGGAACCTGGCATCAGTGTTTCGGATTCCTGGGCGGCAATTCCTCGATGGATTTTTTGTTTTGTGACGTCAACGCCGACGGTTACGCAGACTACTGCGCCGGTCACCAGTACGGCAGCGTTTATCTGGGCAACGGCAGCGGAGGATTTACCCTGGCCGACGGAAACCTGCCGCCCGGCGGCACTTCGGGCAGGCGCGGTCCTTCTATTGGCGACGTTGACAATGACGGCGACCAGGATTTTGCCTTTCGCAATGCCAGCGGCGGCGTGGAAGTGTGGCAATGGCTGGGCGGCAATACCTGGGCTAATTTCTCCGGGACCCTGCCGACATCCGGGCCTTACTACAATACCCAGCTCTGCGATATGAACATTGACGGTTTTATGGATTTGAGCGCGTTCGGCGACAGCGTTGTCTCGGTCTGGCTGGGAAACGGCAGCGGGAACTGGACCCTCGATACAACCTTCAAAACGACCTATCCCGGCTACATGGCGGCTTTCCGCGTGGCAGCGGATGCAGATCATAACGGCTACCCCGACATTGCCCTGGTCAGCAGAGAAGGCACCGGCATGAACCCGGTAAACCGGCTGCGCTTCTATAAGGAAAGCTCGGTTCCGGAAAGCCTGTTTATTTTTCCCGTGTTTCCCAGGGGCGGCGAGAAGCTTTATCGGAACTCGGTGCATTTCATCAACTGGACCTGCGGTGTTCCCGCGGGCAATACCGCGTCGGTCAGGCTTGAACTTTCGACCAATGGCTCTGCGGGTCCCTGGACCCAGATAGTGGCGAGCGTACCTAACAATGGCCGGTATCAATGGCTCATTCCGGCAGGTTCTCCGACCTCGACCAACTGCTATATCCGCTACACTGCAACCACAAGTTCGGATACGGCAATAGCCGTGACTCATATGAATTTCACGATCCTGCCACTGGTTGCGGTCGATGAGCAAAAGGCACAACCGTTGGCACAAATTAGCGAACTTAATGTCTACCCGACGCAATTTTCCGATCGCGTCTGGATGGATATCAGCACATATGGGTATGGCAATACAAAAATAGCTATATATGATGCCGCGGGCAGGGTTGTGAAGAATCTTTTTAAGATCAAAGGCACCGGACAATTCAAGATTTATTGGGATCGGACCGACGATCAAGGCAAAAAAGCACCAAGCGGCGTTTATATTGTATCGCTGGAATCCACGGATAAACGCCTTAACAAGAAAATCATTGCAATTAAGTAA
- a CDS encoding C10 family peptidase — protein sequence MFDRKMYLLVGFILVSLIYALPVEQSTAEAVANSRLVHDGRQEDHSIASLTVIKDDETASALAYVFELDPTGYVIVGADNQLPPVIAYSYTNLCRDDRYDRNILFDIVKRDIIARLANAGSIPKGIKTKYEKQWHEYITRDFVTLAPALFEQWPPAGSTPTGGWLMENWSQGAPYNSYCPMDNNAGQRSVAGCPAVAMAAIVNFQEKINGTRFDDSDDYYHNFYEQYWIDDDHVAHDFPSWPELDVYLDTLENHYAQSIPPTSSDKAALVFASGVACHQVYSASISGTYGITQAAIAYQRFNFVESELLYDSSAYLFERLSQNMMDAMPAHMGIVDEGPTYGHNIVVDGYNTDSFYHFNFGWSGSYNGWYQFPLTGMPYGMNIIEGIILDIGDSSQYRVKDADDLQSGGIFLTMACSGNPVRSDLGIRITLRQTCHVNLAIYSITGRLVAILADREFSRGSHRLNWNADGLASGVYIVSAMSPQGRVSEKIIVLK from the coding sequence GTGTTTGATAGAAAAATGTACTTGCTGGTAGGCTTCATCCTGGTGAGTTTGATCTATGCTCTGCCAGTGGAACAGAGTACCGCAGAAGCAGTAGCGAATTCCAGATTGGTTCATGATGGTCGGCAGGAAGATCATTCGATCGCCTCCCTCACTGTCATCAAGGACGATGAGACCGCTTCTGCACTGGCCTATGTATTTGAACTGGACCCGACTGGTTACGTGATAGTGGGAGCGGATAATCAGCTCCCGCCGGTCATTGCATATTCCTATACGAATCTCTGCCGGGATGACCGGTATGACAGGAACATCCTTTTCGACATTGTAAAGAGAGATATCATCGCCCGGCTCGCCAACGCCGGCAGCATTCCGAAGGGGATCAAGACCAAGTACGAAAAACAATGGCATGAGTATATCACGAGGGATTTTGTCACTCTGGCACCGGCTCTGTTTGAACAATGGCCTCCTGCCGGTTCGACGCCCACCGGAGGATGGCTCATGGAAAACTGGAGCCAGGGTGCTCCGTACAATTCCTACTGTCCCATGGATAATAATGCCGGGCAGAGGAGTGTCGCGGGATGTCCCGCAGTAGCCATGGCAGCCATCGTGAACTTTCAGGAGAAGATAAACGGAACGCGATTCGATGATAGTGATGACTACTACCACAACTTCTATGAGCAATACTGGATCGACGATGATCATGTGGCTCATGATTTCCCATCCTGGCCGGAGTTGGACGTGTACCTGGATACGCTGGAAAACCACTACGCCCAGTCGATCCCACCTACTTCATCTGACAAGGCGGCTCTGGTGTTCGCCAGCGGGGTTGCATGTCATCAGGTATATTCGGCCTCGATTTCCGGTACCTACGGCATCACCCAAGCAGCAATCGCATATCAAAGATTCAACTTTGTTGAATCTGAACTCCTGTATGATTCATCTGCATACCTGTTCGAGAGATTGTCTCAGAATATGATGGACGCCATGCCGGCACATATGGGCATAGTGGATGAGGGGCCGACCTACGGCCACAATATAGTTGTTGATGGTTACAATACCGATTCTTTCTACCACTTCAATTTTGGCTGGAGTGGCAGCTACAATGGATGGTATCAGTTCCCGCTGACCGGTATGCCATACGGCATGAACATCATAGAAGGGATCATTCTCGATATCGGTGACAGTAGTCAGTACCGGGTAAAAGACGCAGATGACCTACAATCGGGCGGAATATTCCTGACCATGGCATGCTCAGGCAATCCGGTCAGATCAGATCTTGGCATCCGCATTACTCTGCGGCAAACTTGCCATGTGAATCTGGCGATTTACAGCATAACCGGCAGGCTTGTTGCAATACTGGCTGACCGGGAATTCAGCCGCGGCTCGCATAGACTCAACTGGAATGCGGATGGATTAGCCTCAGGTGTATACATAGTCAGTGCAATGAGCCCTCAGGGAAGGGTTTCGGAGAAGATCATAGTACTGAAGTGA